Proteins from a genomic interval of Chroococcidiopsis thermalis PCC 7203:
- a CDS encoding efflux RND transporter periplasmic adaptor subunit has protein sequence MTATQPIELPLIGKIKHPARWLVGLVAAGVVVAGSATYVIVDRSTPKIDLAKLTVPVEAKDLTLRINASGKVVPIQSVNVSPKVAGVLKNLLVEQGDRVQAGQIIAKMDDADLQAQLIQVRAKLAQAQAELAQARAGNRIQEIDRAQAQVDAAQARANFAREKLERYRRLTQQGAIAQNELDQYVSESQSAQANLREAQRQLSLLKSGSRPEEIAQRQAVVQAAQGELQALQVKLNDTIIRAPFTGLVTQKNASEGAFVTPTTSASSGTSSSNSSLANSTSIVVLAKGLEVLAEVPEVDVGQIKSGQQVEIVADSYPDRIFKGHVRLVAPEAVVDQNVTSFQVRVALDSGLNQLLSGMNVDLTFLGQNLNDALVVPTVSIVTQQGKTGVLVPGEKNKPEFRPVTIGSSIKDQTQILQGLKQGDRVFLDLPKDQQPEQESE, from the coding sequence ATGACCGCTACCCAGCCTATAGAACTTCCCCTGATTGGTAAAATTAAGCATCCAGCGCGTTGGTTAGTTGGGCTAGTGGCTGCTGGTGTCGTAGTGGCTGGTTCTGCAACTTACGTCATCGTAGATCGATCGACACCTAAGATCGACTTGGCTAAGTTAACCGTACCAGTTGAAGCTAAAGACTTAACGCTGCGGATTAATGCTAGTGGCAAAGTCGTACCGATCCAAAGCGTCAATGTCAGCCCTAAAGTAGCAGGAGTGCTAAAGAATTTATTAGTAGAACAAGGCGATCGCGTCCAAGCCGGACAGATTATTGCCAAAATGGATGATGCTGACTTGCAAGCGCAACTGATCCAAGTACGTGCCAAACTTGCTCAAGCCCAAGCTGAATTAGCGCAAGCCCGTGCGGGAAATCGCATACAAGAAATCGATCGCGCTCAAGCTCAGGTAGATGCAGCCCAAGCTAGGGCAAACTTCGCACGGGAAAAACTAGAACGTTATCGGAGATTAACGCAACAAGGTGCGATCGCCCAAAACGAGTTAGATCAATATGTCAGTGAAAGCCAAAGCGCTCAAGCTAACCTACGGGAAGCACAACGCCAGCTATCGCTGCTAAAAAGTGGTAGTCGTCCAGAAGAGATCGCCCAACGCCAAGCAGTCGTGCAAGCAGCTCAAGGTGAGTTACAAGCTCTTCAAGTTAAGCTCAACGATACAATTATTCGCGCTCCCTTTACGGGTTTGGTGACGCAAAAGAATGCTTCAGAAGGAGCCTTTGTAACCCCCACAACTTCGGCATCTAGCGGCACGTCTAGCTCGAATTCATCGCTAGCCAACTCAACTTCGATTGTCGTGCTGGCGAAAGGTTTGGAAGTTTTGGCAGAAGTTCCAGAAGTTGATGTTGGACAAATTAAATCGGGACAGCAAGTTGAAATTGTAGCTGATTCTTATCCCGATCGCATTTTTAAAGGTCACGTCCGTTTGGTTGCTCCCGAAGCCGTTGTCGATCAAAACGTAACCTCTTTTCAAGTCCGAGTAGCACTCGATTCTGGTCTAAATCAATTACTTTCTGGCATGAATGTAGACTTAACATTCTTGGGTCAAAATCTCAACGATGCCTTAGTCGTACCCACAGTATCGATTGTCACTCAACAAGGTAAAACTGGGGTTTTAGTCCCAGGAGAAAAGAACAAACCCGAATTTCGTCCGGTCACAATTGGCTCTAGTATTAAAGACCAAACGCAAATTTTACAAGGTTTAAAACAAGGCGATCGCGTTTTTCTCGACCTACCAAAAGACCAACAACCAGAACAAGAAAGTGAGTAG
- a CDS encoding ABC transporter permease: MDVLESGKMATKTLLSNKLRSALTMLGIVIGNASVIAMVGIGQGAQRFVAEQFESLGTNVLFVIPGNRDAQRTTVDLPKTLVLEDAKAIATQVPTVAKVAPQLQSRELVTYRNKNTYSSVVGTTPEYTAVRNFNPEEGRFFTQLDVKRNNQVVALGSDLAKRLFINQDPIGKYVRIKDVRFLVIGVMESKGSVLGTNYDDSALLPITTMASRIVGENSPYGVSLTFISISAKSDASVEAAQFQIQNLLRLRHKITREDDFSVQSQKDVLEIAGTVTSALTVMLAAIAGISLLVGGIGVMNIMLVSVTERTQEIGLRKALGATQHDVLIQFLIEAVMLSAAGGIVGTALGVGGILLISAFTPFQAGISPVAIALAVSISGGIGVVFGVVPARRAAQLDPIVALRSA; the protein is encoded by the coding sequence ATGGATGTTTTAGAAAGTGGCAAGATGGCAACGAAAACGCTGCTATCTAATAAGTTGCGTAGTGCCTTAACGATGTTAGGAATCGTCATCGGCAATGCTTCAGTGATTGCGATGGTGGGAATCGGACAGGGGGCGCAAAGATTTGTCGCCGAACAATTTGAATCTTTAGGAACTAATGTTTTATTTGTCATCCCAGGTAATCGGGATGCTCAAAGAACGACGGTAGATTTGCCAAAAACTTTAGTTTTAGAAGATGCCAAGGCGATCGCTACCCAAGTACCGACAGTGGCTAAAGTCGCGCCTCAGCTTCAATCAAGAGAATTAGTCACGTATCGCAACAAAAATACCTATAGTTCAGTTGTCGGTACGACTCCAGAATATACTGCTGTTCGTAACTTCAATCCAGAAGAAGGACGATTTTTTACCCAGCTTGATGTGAAGCGAAACAATCAAGTTGTTGCTTTGGGTTCGGATTTAGCAAAACGATTGTTTATCAACCAAGATCCAATTGGTAAATACGTCCGCATTAAAGACGTGCGCTTTTTAGTGATTGGCGTGATGGAATCAAAGGGATCTGTCTTAGGAACCAATTATGACGATAGCGCGTTGCTGCCAATTACCACTATGGCAAGCCGGATTGTCGGCGAAAATTCTCCCTATGGAGTGAGTCTAACTTTTATTTCGATTTCAGCTAAAAGCGATGCCAGTGTAGAAGCAGCTCAATTTCAAATTCAAAACCTGCTGCGATTGCGGCACAAAATCACAAGAGAAGACGATTTTAGCGTTCAAAGTCAAAAAGATGTACTAGAAATTGCGGGAACTGTCACGAGTGCTTTAACGGTCATGCTAGCAGCGATCGCAGGTATTTCTCTACTCGTGGGTGGCATCGGGGTCATGAATATCATGCTCGTTTCCGTTACCGAACGCACGCAAGAAATCGGTTTGCGTAAAGCTTTGGGCGCTACCCAGCACGACGTTTTGATTCAATTTCTGATTGAGGCTGTCATGTTGTCGGCAGCTGGTGGCATTGTGGGAACTGCCTTGGGTGTAGGTGGTATCTTACTAATTAGTGCGTTTACTCCCTTTCAAGCGGGTATTTCACCTGTGGCAATTGCATTAGCTGTCAGTATCTCCGGGGGTATTGGCGTTGTCTTTGGTGTCGTTCCTGCCCGTCGCGCTGCCCAACTCGATCCGATTGTTGCTTTGAGGAGCGCTTGA